In Alkalihalobacillus sp. FSL W8-0930, a single window of DNA contains:
- the murF gene encoding UDP-N-acetylmuramoyl-tripeptide--D-alanyl-D-alanine ligase — protein MSISHSLVKAVSSSLRVTDNVNAVYTSVSIDTRTLQQNALYVPISGERFDGHQFIERAIEQGAKASIWQKDVPVPEGLPADFQLYFVEDTLLALQKLAKLYRHEVKPKVIGVTGSNGKTTVKDMLASILSFAGTTYKTQGNYNNHIGLPLTILGMPADCQFLILEMGMSGFGEIHLLSTLSEPDAAIITNIGESHMEQLGSRDGIAKAKAEIRDGLVAGGTLYIDGDEPLLETLQGEDVCTVGFKEHNHNQVTNILAQRTGFQFTLQSVGDLTLPMLGKHNVKNAALAASLAKGLGVSVAHIQSGLEQVKISGMRLERLVGEQGELIINDAYNASPTSMRASIDALKELDGFTHYIAVLGDMYELGANEKALHEQIADSIEAPITHLVTVGDKGKWLYDATKQQKAEGITMDHAPTVQEAAMLIKPYLNEQTVVLLKASRGLKLETILNYLKESGKGEMNK, from the coding sequence ATGAGTATCTCACACAGTTTAGTTAAAGCTGTTAGCTCGTCACTGCGAGTAACTGACAATGTAAATGCTGTGTATACCAGTGTGTCCATAGATACGCGTACGTTGCAACAGAATGCTTTATATGTACCGATAAGTGGTGAACGCTTTGACGGTCATCAATTTATTGAGCGTGCAATTGAACAAGGAGCTAAGGCGTCTATTTGGCAGAAGGATGTGCCCGTTCCTGAGGGCCTTCCAGCTGATTTTCAGCTTTATTTTGTAGAGGATACACTTCTTGCCTTGCAGAAGCTTGCAAAGCTTTATCGACATGAGGTGAAACCAAAGGTTATCGGTGTAACTGGAAGCAATGGAAAAACAACTGTAAAAGATATGCTTGCTTCGATTCTATCCTTTGCTGGTACCACATATAAAACACAGGGGAATTATAATAATCATATCGGTTTACCTTTAACGATTCTTGGAATGCCTGCTGATTGCCAATTTTTAATTTTAGAGATGGGGATGAGTGGGTTTGGTGAGATCCACTTGCTAAGCACGTTATCTGAGCCTGATGCAGCAATTATAACGAATATCGGTGAATCTCACATGGAACAGCTGGGTTCACGCGATGGCATTGCCAAGGCGAAAGCGGAGATTCGAGACGGCCTAGTAGCTGGAGGCACCCTCTACATAGATGGAGATGAACCATTACTAGAAACGCTCCAAGGAGAAGATGTGTGTACGGTAGGTTTCAAGGAGCATAATCACAACCAAGTGACAAACATTTTGGCGCAAAGAACAGGTTTTCAGTTTACCTTGCAATCGGTGGGAGATTTAACTTTACCGATGCTTGGGAAGCACAATGTGAAAAATGCAGCATTAGCTGCCAGCCTTGCTAAAGGATTAGGCGTATCTGTTGCGCACATTCAATCGGGATTAGAGCAGGTTAAGATAAGTGGAATGAGACTTGAGCGCCTGGTTGGTGAACAGGGCGAATTAATTATTAATGATGCCTATAATGCAAGTCCTACTTCAATGAGAGCGTCTATTGACGCATTAAAGGAATTAGACGGATTTACACATTATATTGCGGTTCTAGGTGATATGTATGAATTAGGTGCAAATGAAAAAGCACTTCATGAACAAATCGCTGATTCCATTGAAGCGCCGATTACTCATCTCGTCACAGTAGGTGACAAAGGGAAATGGTTGTATGATGCAACGAAACAACAAAAGGCCGAGGGAATTACAATGGATCACGCCCCGACCGTACAAGAGGCAGCGATGTTAATTAAGCCGTATTTAAATGAACAAACAGTCGTTTTATTAAAAGCTTCAAGAGGGCTGAAACTTGAAACAATTCTTAACTATTTAAAAGAAAGCGGGAAGGGGGAGATGAACAAATGA
- a CDS encoding UDP-N-acetylmuramoyl-L-alanyl-D-glutamate--2,6-diaminopimelate ligase, which yields MTLDELLRPLRTTSELTPEQKQVQIKQVEMDSRNVIPGSLFICIKGYTVDGHDFAQKAIDQGAAAIIAERSLDVSVPLILVDDAKRAMARIASHFFDEPTKNLRLIGVTGTNGKTSTTHILDQMFRDAKQQTGLIGTMYTKIGDATFDTANTTPESLVLQKTFHNMVQANVDTAVMEVSSHALHHGRVRGCDFDIAVFTNLTPDHLDYHETMEKYFFAKSLLFSQLGNTYEGKTAVINIDDLSGARLAQLTTADVITYGIRKACDVRGKEIKSTPEGTSFILEAFGEETEVRFKLIGLFSVYNALAAAAAALASGLTLAQIKQSLERVKGIAGRFEPVQCGQPFSVIVDYAHTADSLKNVLDTVADLTNGQVTVVVGCGGDRDASKRPVMAEIAVKQADRAIFTSDNPRSEDPELILKDMTEGLVSDHFETILDRKQAITRAIEQAEPGDVILIAGKGHETYQDIAGVKHHFDDREVAEEAIRGLSL from the coding sequence ATGACATTAGACGAACTGCTTAGACCGCTGCGTACAACAAGCGAACTAACGCCTGAGCAGAAACAAGTTCAAATAAAGCAAGTAGAAATGGATTCAAGAAATGTAATCCCGGGATCGCTTTTTATTTGTATAAAAGGATACACAGTTGATGGACATGATTTTGCCCAAAAAGCAATCGATCAAGGAGCCGCCGCAATCATTGCTGAGCGGTCTCTTGACGTCTCGGTCCCATTAATTCTAGTAGATGACGCCAAGCGGGCGATGGCACGGATTGCCAGTCACTTTTTTGATGAGCCAACAAAGAATCTTCGTCTGATCGGTGTGACAGGAACGAATGGTAAAACATCAACGACACATATACTTGATCAAATGTTTCGAGATGCCAAGCAGCAAACAGGTTTGATTGGGACAATGTACACAAAGATTGGTGATGCAACGTTTGATACGGCTAATACAACACCAGAATCTCTTGTTTTGCAAAAAACGTTTCATAACATGGTCCAAGCAAATGTTGATACAGCTGTAATGGAAGTGTCTTCTCATGCCCTTCATCATGGAAGAGTCAGAGGGTGTGACTTTGATATTGCTGTGTTCACAAACTTAACGCCCGATCATCTTGATTATCACGAAACGATGGAAAAATACTTTTTTGCTAAAAGTTTGTTATTCTCTCAGTTAGGTAACACGTACGAAGGCAAAACCGCTGTCATTAACATTGATGACCTTTCTGGTGCCCGCTTAGCACAGTTAACAACTGCAGATGTTATTACATATGGAATCCGCAAAGCGTGTGACGTCAGAGGAAAAGAGATTAAATCCACACCAGAAGGCACAAGTTTTATACTTGAAGCATTTGGAGAAGAAACAGAAGTTCGTTTTAAGTTAATTGGGTTGTTTAGTGTGTACAATGCACTAGCAGCGGCAGCGGCGGCACTCGCTTCTGGTTTAACTTTAGCTCAAATTAAACAGAGTCTTGAACGTGTAAAAGGAATTGCCGGGCGCTTTGAACCTGTTCAATGTGGTCAGCCATTTTCGGTCATAGTGGATTATGCACATACGGCTGATAGCTTAAAGAATGTATTGGATACAGTAGCCGACTTAACGAACGGACAAGTAACGGTTGTTGTAGGATGCGGTGGAGATCGGGATGCAAGCAAACGTCCAGTAATGGCTGAAATTGCTGTGAAGCAAGCAGACCGTGCCATTTTCACTTCCGATAATCCGCGCTCAGAGGATCCTGAGCTAATTTTAAAGGATATGACAGAAGGGTTAGTATCAGATCATTTCGAAACCATTCTCGATCGTAAACAGGCGATTACGCGTGCAATTGAGCAAGCCGAACCTGGAGATGTCATTCTTATTGCCGGAAAAGGGCATGAGACGTACCAGGACATTGCAGGAGTTAAGCATCACTTTGATGATCGAGAAGTAGCCGAAGAAGCGATTAGAGGGTTATCACTATGA